The following DNA comes from Papaver somniferum cultivar HN1 chromosome 4, ASM357369v1, whole genome shotgun sequence.
GATTGTTGAGGCTCTTAAGGTTTCCTTTACagaaaatcataatgtcatcaacaaaaaagagatgagtaggagaaataccacCTCTAGTTACCATATGAGACATCTTTTTCTCATGAAAAAGCTTTGTAATATTTCTGCTAAGAATATCTTCAATCAAGACAAAAATCAaaggagaaagaggatctcctTGACGCAACTTCCATTCAAAAGAATAGAGATTCTAGCAGAATTCAAAATATTaagaatccaagagcaccaatgtTCATAGAAACCATATCTCCGAAAAACTTCCAACACAAAAGACCAACTCACCGTGTCAAATGCCTGGGAAATATCAAGCTTAAGACCAATGTTGCCATCCTTGCGCTTGATGTGGAGTTCATTAACCATTTCAGAAGCCAAACTGATGATTTTCATGGATATTCCGACCCTTCATAAAGGCTACCTGTTCATCGGAAACAAGCTTATCCAAAACACTACCAACTCTAGTAGCAAGGATCTTAGtaaaatttttaaagaaaaaattactaagaccaataggtcGAAAATTACGAAGAGTATTTGCACCTCTTACCTTTGGAAGCAAGATGATAAGATTTGAATTCACCCCATTTGGAATCTGACCagtattccaacaaaaaataattGCCTTAATCAAATATTCATTAATAATATCCCAGAAATGACGATAGAAACAACCAGAAAACCATCCGGCCCTGGAGCACTATCAACTCCAAGATCAAAAACTGCTTGTTTAATTTCGTCAGGAGTAGGAATTCTGTCCATAACAAGACTTTCTTCCTCTGAGATACCAACATTCTCATAATCAAATAAACTAGCATCCAAATCAGACTCATGGCCATTAAACTTTTCCTCATAGAACTGCACCACATGGTCACGCAACTGATCATAGTCTGAAATAGTATGGCCATCACTATCGGTTAGTTCTGAAATAGTATTAGAACTCCGACGAATGCGAATACTATTATGGAAGAAAGTAGTGTTGCTTGAACCCTCCACAAGCCACTGATTCCTTGCCTTTTGCTTAAGCATAGAGTTATGTGGAAGCCGAGTCTCACTAAGCCTAGCCATAGCATCCTTCATAAGATTAAGTTTGAAAACATCATTAGGATCTTCATCCGAGCAAAGAGCCGCAGATTCAAACCTCAGCTGGTCTTGCTTCAACCTAGAATGAATATTACCAAAAACCGTAAGATTCCATTCCTTAATCACCCCCTTTAGCCTCTTGAGTTTATAAGTAAATATGAAATCAAGAGAACCATGAACTGGCATATTCCAACTGTCACTCACCATACGAAGAAATCAGTGTGTAAAAAACACATTTTTTGAATGCGAAAAGGACCTCTTTTAGGTCTCGGAACAGCAAAAGGAAACCCCAAAAGAGtagaatggtcggaaacttctctaggaagagctttacaccgccaattctcaaatttCGCTAACCAAGCAGCATTGATAAcagcacgatccaacttactaatgaTTCTGTGAGAACCCGACTGACCATTAGTCCAAGTAAATTTAGTACCCAAGAAATCTGCTTCGAAAAGATTATTATCATTTATCCAATCAGAAAAATCATTAATTGCTGAAGTCCTAGGCTCAAGACCACCCTTTTTCTCATCAAGTCGAAGGATACAATTGAAATCTCCCATGACAAGCCACGAGATCGACGTATCATGGCTATTAAGCTGCTGCCAAAGCCTTCACCTAGGAACGAGaacataactagcatgaacaaacgaGATATGAACTCCATCAACCTCAACTGTTATGGCCTGTTTGCTCCTATTAATAACCGAGGGAACAATACCATTTAAGTAGCAAATCCACATATTAGCAATACTAGAAGCAGTCGCATTATGAATAACATGTGGATAAAAACCTTCCAACTGAAGTCTATTACCAAAACCAACCGAGCAATGAACTTTTGGTTCcgcaagaaaaaaaatattcgtCTTGAACTCCCTAATTAACTCTCTAAGTTTACATTGAGCTGCATCACGAGCAACTCCATTTATGTTCCAAAAGAGAACCCGCATaattaaactttgggggtttgagtTTTAGATAGCTTTACTGATGAGAAGTATTTGAGGAGGATTTTCGTCTTGGTGAAGAACCCTTTCGAGCACGAACTCCCAATTCAGATTCTTCCGAGTCCGACATGGAATCATTATCTCTCAAAGCATCAATTTTTGCTTGAAAAGCTATCAACTGCTGCAGCTTAGCACGTTTAGCTAATTCATCAACCTTATTAATCTCCAAAAGAGGGTTATTCAAAGTCTCACCAACTGATCCCAGAATATTGAATTTGTTATGAGAGATATATTCCGAACTTTCTTCAAGAGCATCACACACCGGTGTAGACAAAGATAAAACAGGAATCCGACCAGGATTAGGAAgtctagttcttgccaattcaacattcccaactgGTTTAGTATTCAAGGCAACAACGACTTTTCCCTGTTAACTAAAA
Coding sequences within:
- the LOC113273078 gene encoding uncharacterized protein LOC113273078, encoding MGDFNCILRLDEKKGGLEPRTSAINDFSDWINDNNLFEADFLGTKFTWTNGQSGSHRIISKLDRAVINAACWNMPVHGSLDFIFTYKLKRLKGVIKEWNLTVFGNIHSRLKQDQLRFESAALCSDEDPNDVFKLNLMKDAMARLSETRLPHNSMLKQKARNQWLVEGSSNTTFFHNSIRIRRSSNTISELTDSDGHTISDYDQLRDHVVQFYEEKFNGHESDLDASLFDYENVGISEEESLVMDRIPTPDEIKQAVFDLGVDSAPGPDGFLVVSIVISGILLMNI